The following nucleotide sequence is from Corylus avellana chromosome ca7, CavTom2PMs-1.0.
tgttgaggTGGTGGAATCATTTAGGGTTATAGTAGTCGATATTGAGCTTGAGCCCGGATCCTCGGACATGACACTTGTCCGGGATTCCTCAATAAGTGAGCTCGACACGCTGGGGGAGATGAAAAACCGGTGTGACCCGCAAAGATCGGGTGGCAGATCGGTGAACCGAGGCGATCCAACCAAAACTCCACCACCACTACTAGGGTTTTCCCCTTCATAAGTAGTATTTGCTTTGCCCTTCTTTTCATTGTAATTATCTTCATCCTCCTCTATATACAGCGACTTGAAATTCTCAAAGAGGAAGCGGTCGACGTCGGATAACGTCACCTCACCGCCGCCCTTTTTGCCGTCGGCATCATCATTTTTTCGGGCCTTCTCTTGGTTGTGGTCCATGGCGAAGGAGAGAGTCTTGGGGTGCTTGCACCCAGAGAGGATCCAATTTTTGGAGGATGAGAAGGAATTATTAGAGGGGAATTGGATGCGTGGGGTGGGTTTTTTGATCTTGGTGAGGTACCCCTGAAGAGATTTTTGAAGCTTCTTAGGCATTTTCGTTGTGGGTATTGATTTAT
It contains:
- the LOC132187958 gene encoding transcription repressor OFP14, which translates into the protein MPKKLQKSLQGYLTKIKKPTPRIQFPSNNSFSSSKNWILSGCKHPKTLSFAMDHNQEKARKNDDADGKKGGGEVTLSDVDRFLFENFKSLYIEEDEDNYNEKKGKANTTYEGENPSSGGGVLVGSPRFTDLPPDLCGSHRFFISPSVSSSLIEESRTSVMSEDPGSSSISTTITLNDSTTSTTTTNDHAKDRVTLPDDCIAVLVYSPTPYEDFQQSMQEMVEARLRNHHGKVDWSFMEELLFSYLNLNEKKSYKYILSAFADLIVVLRQDSSEKVPVRSRNVERERRMKRREK